The following coding sequences lie in one Nakaseomyces glabratus chromosome I, complete sequence genomic window:
- the RHO1 gene encoding Rho family GTPase RHO1 (CAGL0I08459g~Ortholog(s) have GTP binding, GTPase activity, signal transducer activity) gives MSQQVGASIRRKLVIVGDGACGKTCLLIVFSKGQFPEVYVPTVFENYVADVEVDGRRVELALWDTAGQEDYDRLRPLSYPDSNVVLICFSIDLPDSLENVQEKWIAEVLHFCQGVPIILVGCKVDLRNDPQTLEQLRAEGLQPVATADGQNVADQIGATGYYECSAKTGYGVREVFEAATRASLMGKQKNTGKKNKKNSGEKKKRKCVLL, from the coding sequence atgtCGCAACAAGTCGGTGCTAGTATTAGAAGAAAGCTAGTTATTGTCGGTGATGGTGCCTGTGGTAAGACCTGTCTTTTGATTGTGTTTTCCAAGGGTCAATTCCCAGAAGTTTACGTTCCAACTGTTTTTGAGAACTACGTTGCTGATGTTGAGGTGGATGGCAGACGTGTTGAGTTGGCTCTGTGGGATACCGCTGGCCAAGAAGATTACGATAGACTAAGACCATTGTCGTACCCAGACTCCAATGTTGTCTTGATCTGTTTCTCTATCGATCTGCCAGATTCCCTAGAGAACGTCCAGGAGAAGTGGATTGCCGAGGTGCTACATTTCTGTCAAGGGGTTCCAATCATCCTTGTAGGTTGTAAAGTTGATCTAAGAAACGACCCACAAACTTTGGAACAATTGAGAGCTGAAGGCCTACAACCAGTCGCTACTGCCGATGGTCAAAACGTTGCCGACCAAATTGGTGCCACTGGCTACTACGAATGTTCCGCCAAGACCGGCTACGGTGTGCGTGAAGTCTTTGAAGCCGCCACTAGAGCCTCTTTGATGGGTAAGCAAAAGAACACCggtaagaagaacaagaagaactctggtgaaaagaagaagagaaagtgTGTTCTATTGTAA
- a CDS encoding uncharacterized protein (CAGL0I08437g~Protein of unknown function) produces MTNSTSEDDLNRLNSLLTHRWIDFNPKSTQINGYYEDSCHAGLHKVDKPPLRPLYDQVGVIPKLDQVLDCKKFLINKNDNDLDDFLSDLELLEKAPLIKNKINVSTLIPTPTVSTRDPESLDDPDFESLLEDSEQDPRADAPENTDATEDINTKLENAKMELELGFAMRTEGHLFLGNKSFQNILTLEIDDYAFIDTSRSNFPSLLLVIEKGTNILYTIALFKDIKKSFVLQYCYLTSVNPRHLRGKPLKLFTDLNNHTFAVVGPHSFCKIFRFKNYLQFEYLTTIKFCDVVDIFFKQIGTDATNCITEIILINKKGKILLIQYDYKLDKIIKRQTSYIGIQDKNDIIRSVFSLSKEVLFLLGKENQYVAHKSNILNTEPAEIKQFKPFHNKEIKLFELPCLISEIKEICPTIRYTHSVLYYTSSSNDMGIMFSDSSDILEAIFIKLSLSVEAENAPFIPMCCFPSELQDEVILRAFLYKGFIDIPIRLSDEMIKTLEEPSISFSIVSLPWEIHEYWEPQICLGTSVVSSWPINHSSIFVEYRDRFRTLNLFGSNLMARRSLNIDYLAKFDTILLYYWDDMGDSVSSLIFSENERKDDSCMLVASNKKETLCQLLTANDHDIDVTFLDDIIPCASTTCRAILFFHDLVLQISAFSVYVNNLSSEGGTTTRKVFTSDHQIVKFTMLDGTCLSYCSNDTLYVSESIVDVLDEKDEFYETALLKALICLDTDAPKIDSERGSSSHNSSQTNDNHSNCIVTISNRTNLYSVKNRDYFKDNTYLIDIDLVSLNDFNDNTMILLICTTVSRMLVFDWRKVVDFLRVKECKSEKLHGIYEEAVLYNWKVTGISSSSIGDGKVTVVANSGIYLLDLLSIVHDVNKANTAKKLALKFGKDVINQRNSWKLTLKQTIGDKQLFFYDKSIYMCNMKDYEKPEGIEIPAKKFQFDLYQSKQVYDAIFDKVSNSILAIVDGGLLVLKDIYETKVVHEIGTDVHAAPSSNFNRLQFLFGDGRNYIREDGYGSLRFAGGNDVGTSDFDASDVAYALRSERFDAYQIFDTNPSSPLGLLCVWNGIICLTRLVPGKPDYILSVLDTYDLYSEEVWFHFSSLKNKFVATYSNQCDSPAVPFEIVGDRLVRKHLSDVSKSNVFCDTGILGEYGIQEVDGALYVLGGGSPANWAPFLCSKECRPIVLNNDTVVVKWDARTLRFLEITREQATAPTDRMSEARERMQEYLREASNEDEWFDLEEMLNVGDPHNDISLSASLLPHRIEIDEDIVSLQYDQFTDRILVYTTYKIWVITRDPRMDLPRPHSISIRNYLPSDNAQTKFIARRIEQ; encoded by the coding sequence ATGACTAATAGCACCTCAGAAGATGATTTGAATCGACTCAATTCCTTATTAACTCATCGATGGATAGATTTCAACCCCAAATCAACACAGATAAATGGCTATTACGAAGATTCATGTCATGCCGGTCTACACAAAGTTGATAAACCTCCATTACGACCTTTATATGACCAAGTTGGAGTTATCCCCAAATTAGATCAGGTACTTGATTGCAAGAAATTTCTTATAAATAAGAATGATAATGATTTAGATGATTTCTTGAGTGACCTTGAGCTTCTTGAAAAGGCACCATTAATcaagaataaaattaatgtaAGTACGCTGATACCTACACCAACAGTATCAACAAGAGATCCTGAGTCTCTAGATGATCCAGACTTTGAAAGCTTGTTGGAAGACAGTGAGCAGGATCCAAGGGCTGATGCTCCTGAGAACACTGATGCTACGGAAGATATCAATACCAAGTTGGAAAATGCCAAAATGGAACTGGAACTCGGATTTGCTATGAGAACAGAGGGCCACTTATTTCTAGGTAATAAAAGTTTCCAAAACATATTGACTCTCGAAATAGATGATTATGCTTTTATTGATACCTCGAGGTCTAACTTTCCTTCACTTCTATTAGTTATCGAAAAGGGAACTAACATACTGTACACAATTGCTCTTTTTAAGGATATCAAGAAATCGTTTGTTTTACAGTATTGTTATTTAACGTCAGTAAATCCTAGACATTTGCGTGGCAAGCCCCTAAAGTTATTCACAGATTTAAATAATCATACTTTTGCTGTAGTTGGGCCTCATTCCTTTTGCAAAATATTCCGGTTTAAAAACTATTTACAGTTCGAGTATCTTACAACTATAAAGTTTTGTGATGTTGTCgacattttcttcaagcaGATTGGCACTGACGCTACTAATTGCATCACTGAAattattttaataaataaaaaggGCAAAATTCTTTTGATCCAATATGACTATAAATTGGACAAGATCATAAAGAGGCAAACAAGTTATATTGGTATTCAAGacaaaaatgatattattagATCTGTTTTTAGTCTATCAAAAGAAgtgttatttttattagGCAAAGAAAATCAATATGTTGCGCATAAGAGCAATATCCTTAATACAGAGCCCGCggaaataaaacaatttaAGCCATTTCATAATAAGGAAATCAAACTATTTGAACTTCCCTGCCTAATTTCGGAAATCAAGGAAATTTGTCCAACTATCCGTTATACTCACTCTGTCCTATATTAtacttcatcttcaaatgaTATGGGCATTATGTTTTCAGATTCTAGTGATATTCTAGAAGcaatttttataaaattgtCGTTGAGTGTGGAAGCAGAAAATGCTCCCTTTATTCCTATGTGTTGCTTTCCCTCAGAATTACAAGATGAAGTTATACTAAGAGCATTTCTTTATAAAGGATTTATTGACATACCAATCAGGCTATCAGatgaaatgataaaaaCACTAGAAGAACCAAGcatatcattttcaattgtATCACTACCATGGGAAATACATGAGTATTGGGAGCCACAAATTTGCCTTGGTACATCAGTTGTTTCCAGTTGGCCGATTAACCACTCTAGCATATTTGTCGAGTATCGAGATAGATTTAGGACTTTGAATCTATTTGGGTCCAATTTAATGGCCAGAAGAAGCTTGAATATTGACTATCTTGCAAAGTTTGATACAATTTTACTTTACTACTGGGATGATATGGGAGATTCTGTATCCTCTCTAATCTTTTcagaaaatgaaagaaaggATGACTCCTGTATGCTTGTTGCTTCGAACAAAAAGGAAACGCTCTGTCAACTTTTAACTGCTAATGATCATGATATAGATGTTACCTTCCTTGATGATATCATACCTTGTGCATCTACCACATGCCGAGCAATTCTGTTCTTTCATGACTTGGTATTGCAGATATCCGCTTTTAGTGTTTATGTAAATAATCTCTCTTCTGAAGGTGGAACTACTACCAGGAAGGTATTCACTAGTGACCATCAGATTGTTAAATTTACTATGTTGGATGGTACCTGTCTATCCTATTGTTCAAACGACACTCTATATGTATCTGAAAGCATCGTTGATGTACTGGATGAAAAAGATGAATTTTATGAAACTGCATTACTAAAGGCTTTAATCTGTCTTGATACTGATGCGCCAAAAATTGATAGCGAAAGGGGTTCTTCGTCGCATAATTCTAGCCAAACTAATGATAACCATAGCAATTGTATCGTTACAATTTCAAACAGGACAAACTTGTACTCTGTGAAGAATCGGGATTATTTCAAAGACAATACTTATCTGATAGATATCGACCTTGTTTCTCTTAATGATTTCAATGATAATACGATGATATTACTCATTTGTACCACGGTTAGTAGAATGTTGGTATTTGATTGGAGGAAGGTTGTAGACTTTCTTCGAGTAAAAGAATGTAAATCAGAAAAGCTACATGGCATATATGAGGAGGCAGTTTTATATAATTGGAAAGTAACTGGCATAAGCAGCTCATCAATAGGTGATGGTAAAGTTACTGTTGTTGCTAACAGCGGTATCTATTTGTTAGATCTTCTAAGCATAGTTCATGATGTAAATAAGGCGAACACTGCCAAGAAGCTTGCACTCAAATTTGGGAAGGATGTAATCAATCAACGAAATTCCTGGAAATTAACTCTGAAACAAACAATTGGTGATAAGCAGCTATTCTTCTATGATAAGAGCATCTATATGTGCAATATGAAAGATTATGAGAAGCCAGAAGGTATTGAAATACCCGCGAAGAAATTTCAGTTTGATCTTTATCAAAGCAAACAAGTCTATGATGCTATTTTCGATAAGGTCTCTAATTCAATTTTAGCTATTGTAGATGGTGGGTTATTGGTGCTAAAGGACATATATGAAACCAAAGTAGTGCATGAGATAGGGACTGATGTCCATGCCGCACCCTCAAGTAACTTCAATAGATTACAGTTCCTGTTTGGTGACGGTCGAAACTACATTCGTGAGGATGGGTATGGAAGTCTGCGATTTGCTGGAGGCAATGACGTTGGTACCAGTGATTTTGATGCTTCGGATGTAGCGTACGCGTTACGCTCAGAAAGGTTTGATGCATATCAGATCTTTGACACAAATCCGAGTAGCCCTCTTGGACTGCTATGTGTTTGGAATGGTATAATATGTCTTACTAGGTTGGTTCCTGGTAAACCAGATTACATATTATCCGTGTTAGACACATATGACTTGTATAGCGAGGAAGTGTGGTTTCATTTTAGTTCACTGAAGAACAAATTTGTGGCTACCTATTCCAATCAATGCGATAGCCCCGCTGTACCATTTGAAATAGTTGGTGACCGGCTAGTGCGCAAGCATCTCAGCGATGTATCCAAGTCCAATGTGTTTTGTGACACTGGAATTCTAGGTGAGTATGGTATTCAAGAGGTAGACGGCGCGCTGTATGTGCTGGGAGGCGGGTCACCGGCAAATTGGGCACCCTTCCTATGCAGTAAAGAATGTCGCCCTATAGTGCTGAACAACGACACAGTGGTAGTCAAATGGGATGCACGTACCTTGAGGTTCCTTGAGATAACTAGAGAGCAAGCTACCGCGCCGACGGACCGCATGAGCGAGGCCCGGGAGAGAATGCAAGAGTATTTACGTGAGGCAAGCAATGAAGACGAGTGGTTTGACCTTGAAGAGATGCTGAACGTCGGAGACCCACACAATGACATAAGCCTGTCTGCCAGCCTGCTACCACACCGCATTGAAATAGATGAGGATATAGTAAGTCTGCAGTACGATCAGTTCACCGACAGAATCCTCGTGTACACGACCTACAAGATATGGGTCATTACACGCGACCCGCGCATGGACCTCCCAAGACCACACAGCATCTCCATACGCAACTACCTCCCAAGCGACAACGCCCAAACCAAGTTCATAGCACGCAGAATAGAGCAATAG
- the MRP2 gene encoding mitochondrial 37S ribosomal protein uS14m (CAGL0I08481g~Ortholog(s) have structural constituent of ribosome activity), with protein MTFRFPVKTKLPPGFLNARVIRDNFKRQQFAEHEITAKALKYIARNTTLPPRARLEAQLQLSSMPNYTRLTQVKNRCIESGHARAVLSDFRLCRYQFRERALKGELPGVKKGVW; from the coding sequence ATGACTTTCAGGTTTCCAGTCAAGACCAAGCTTCCCCCTGGGTTTTTGAACGCCAGGGTGATCAGAGACAACTTCAAGAGACAGCAGTTTGCTGAACATGAGATAACAGCTAAGGCTCTCAAATATATTGCTAGAAACACTACATTGCCACCTAGGGCAAGACTTGAGGCTCAGTTACAGTTGAGTTCCATGCCGAACTACACCAGACTAACACAAGTGAAGAACCGTTGCATTGAGAGTGGTCACGCTAGAGCTGTGCTCAGCGACTTCAGGTTGTGTAGATACCAGTTCAGAGAGAGAGCATTGAAAGGTGAGTTACCGGGTGTCAAGAAAGGTGTTTGGTGA
- the MET16 gene encoding phosphoadenylyl-sulfate reductase (thioredoxin) (CAGL0I08503g~Ortholog(s) have phosphoadenylyl-sulfate reductase (thioredoxin) activity and role in cellular response to drug, sulfate assimilation, phosphoadenylyl sulfate reduction by phosphoadenylyl-sulfate reductase (thioredoxin)): MKVYNLNNGISVTEEQLAHWNQALSQLEPQEILKWSLATFPHLFQTTAFGLTGLATIDMLSKLGADALVPLITIDTLHLFPQTVTLRENVEDKYYRPHGKTIHVYKPIGCDTEQQFADKYGEFLWETDDDKYDYLVKVEPAARAYKDLQVTAVFTGRRKSQGSARSELQFVEIEELTGIIKINPLANWTFDQVKQYIDDNAVPYNELLDLGYKSIGDYHSTVPVKEGEDERSGRWKGKAKTECGIHETSRFAKFLKQDT; encoded by the coding sequence ATGAAAGTATATAACTTGAATAACGGGATATCGGTCACTGAGGAGCAGCTTGCGCACTGGAACCAGGCGCTGTCGCAGCTGGAGCCACAAGAAATACTGAAGTGGTCACTGGCCACATTCCCACACTTATTCCAGACCACTGCGTTTGGGCTCACTGGTCTGGCTACGATAGACATGCTTTCCAAGCTCGGTGCCGATGCGCTAGTGCCGTTGATTACCATTGACACATTGCACTTATTCCCACAGACTGTGACACTGAGGGAGAACGTCGAAGATAAGTACTACAGGCCTCATGGCAAGACGATCCACGTCTACAAGCCCATCGGTTGCGACACCGAGCAGCAGTTTGCGGACAAGTACGGTGAGTTCCTGTGGGAGACCGACGACGACAAGTACGACTACCTGGTTAAAGTGGAACCGGCAGCCAGGGCCTACAAGGACTTGCAAGTAACCGCTGTGTTCACTGGCAGGAGAAAGTCGCAAGGGTCAGCCAGATCGGAGCTGCAGTTCGTTGAGATCGAGGAACTCACGGGAATCATAAAGATCAACCCGTTGGCCAATTGGACATTTGACCAGGTCAAGCAGTACATCGACGACAACGCAGTCCCATACAATGAGCTACTCGACCTAGGCTACAAGTCCATCGGTGACTACCATTCAACTGTACCTGTCAAGGAAGGTGAAGACGAGAGAAGTGGCAGATGGAAGGGCAAAGCCAAGACGGAGTGCGGGATCCACGAGACGAGCAGGTTCGCCAAGTTCCTGAAACAGGATACCTGA
- the NUT2 gene encoding mediator complex subunit NUT2 (CAGL0I08525g~Ortholog(s) have role in RNA polymerase II transcriptional preinitiation complex assembly, negative regulation of transcription from RNA polymerase II promoter, positive regulation of transcription from RNA polymerase II promoter), translating into MGSVKSSNPALEGLHEELGVMEEQIRSIIESFIELGVSVYDFPGTPEASQGMVTNLKRNVDRIFKLNQTSNDPQSALKDVNVPLEVVQYIEDGRNPDIYTREFVEAIRRSNQYQRAKMHGMGMLRDSLAEKIKEQFPELKDDVENIVQRTNMKPTGQARVNSGTTNMTTTAEQSNVVNATAGDVGTNANTTESVEQNGI; encoded by the coding sequence ATGGGCAGTGTGAAGAGTAGCAACCCTGCATTGGAGGGGCTTCACGAGGAGCTTGGAGTGATGGAGGAGCAGATACGGTCGATAATCGAGTCATTTATTGAGCTTGGTGTGTCGGTGTATGACTTCCCTGGGACGCCTGAGGCTAGCCAGGGTATGGTGACTAACCTGAAGAGGAATGTGGATAGGATATTCAAGCTGAACCAAACCAGTAACGACCCGCAGAGTGCTTTGAAGGATGTGAATGTGCCCTTGGAAGTGGTTCAGTACATTGAAGATGGTAGGAACCCCGATATCTACACAAGAGAGTTTGTGGAGGCTATACGAAGATCTAACCAGTACCAGCGGGCAAAGATGCACGGTATGGGCATGTTGAGGGACTCCCTCGCTGAGAAGATCAAAGAGCAGTTCCCGGAGTTGAAGGACGACGTGGAGAATATCGTGCAGAGGACAAACATGAAACCCACTGGCCAAGCTCGGGTAAATAGTGGAACTACTAATATGACTACTACTGCGGAGCAATCTAATGTGGTCAATGCAACCGCAGGTGACGTGGGGACAAATGCCAACACTACAGAGAGTGTGGAACAAAATGGTATATAG
- the COG3 gene encoding Golgi transport complex subunit COG3 (CAGL0I08569g~Ortholog(s) have protein transporter activity and role in ER to Golgi vesicle-mediated transport, autophagy of peroxisome, macroautophagy, protein localization by the Cvt pathway, retrograde transport, vesicle recycling within Golgi) gives MVRPRRPSLVEDIASQPGFESSSSQENSKFGALFADSYLLQKLEALSVELQKNKDNVEMPKYDLSSQPTSKSSVDDNDPYITYRKYIQQLDHSIEGFQKVVQKTEEVNGKLGDGLDQFVNISKRADGFVDETREIHEKRDKLEAQNRLVPEQLKYFEALDPIIRRLNHATSPSIVRKESFKNMMVKIDNSLEYLHEHSDFKEAETYRIKFKQCLIRCCDLIVHHLNSIVNRICTEITDGLQNNKEISETTREVLLYNKFASISEEYTSEIKCIIERRHMSTYTRYRDELDSLLNECYNHYFQARKSLLDSIIKNKLNEIYKSEEHIQTRKFISAEKDFFQQLAENEYHLFVKFFPGPESKERGNKWLIQLCDPFYDSVKAKLLRENDILTIRDCILLFTQYYEFEEDYEEYENIFKDVYYDKLFEPVLQKLQSRLIFRAQKYIDEAIVKYKPPKGAPMITNRKTSAKLESEEEMVGIYIDDLKNSEVISLPETDSEEDATDIILSTYYIPIIRALALLSTIYEMINTVVFDDLAHHVVRDCLVSIGEAFNLLTSGDDVNLVEYSLSYLRNLLFLRDQLQTFNIQYTVNETFLDFSAVGSLFRRSSSNLVREELPKPDMGRRNSQRILSAARNLIPKLVVNTVDSGSELVEALRFAIRSFTDRASKILTQDYMKISDIEIEDILGDNVKLRTSIDTNLPRVVQLIHDYISDDEIVENLLDALKEAIQIQYQNYYDELNNLVENGKVENGKVLEVMYPDTFSEYLATSIKKEVEILENK, from the coding sequence ATGGTCCGGCCTAGGAGACCTTCGTTGGTGGAGGACATAGCGTCTCAGCCTGGGTTTGAGAGCAGCAGTAGCCAGGAGAATAGTAAATTTGGTGCATTGTTTGCGGATAGCTATCTGCTCCAGAAATTGGAAGCATTGAGTGTTGAGCTGCAGAAAAACAAGGACAATGTTGAAATGCCAAAGTATGACTTGTCCTCGCAGCCGACCAGCAAGTCGTCTGTGGATGATAACGACCCCTATATCACATACAGAAAGTATATACAGCAATTGGATCATAGTATTGAAGGGTTCCAGAAGGTTGTCCAGAAGACGGAGGAAGTCAATGGTAAATTGGGCGATGGACTGGACCAATTCGTTAATATCTCAAAGAGAGCCGATGGTTTTGTTGATGAGACTAGAGAAATTCATGAGAAGAGAGACAAATTGGAAGCTCAGAATAGATTAGTTCCCGAGCAATTAAAATACTTTGAGGCCCTAGACCCAATTATCCGTCGTTTGAATCATGCAACGTCCCCTTCGATTGTAAGAAAGGAGTCATTCAAGAATATGATGGTCAAGATTGATAACTCATTGGAATATTTGCACGAACACTCTGATTTCAAAGAAGCAGAGACTTATAGAATTAAGTTTAAACAATGTTTGATTAGATGTTGTGATCTTATTGTTCATCATTTAAATTCTATTGTTAATAGGATATGCACTGAAATCACAGATGGcttacaaaataataaggaGATATCAGAAACTACTAGAGAGGTTCTGTTATACAACAAATTTGCCTCAATTTCCGAAGAATACACGAGTGAGATCAAGTGCATTATAGAGAGACGTCATATGAGCACCTATACTAGATATCGCGATGAATTGGATTCATTGTTAAATGAGTGCTATAATCATTATTTCCAAGCGAGAAAGTCGTTATTAGATTccattatcaaaaataaactgaATGAAATTTATAAGTCAGAAGAACACATACAAACAAGAAAATTCATAAGTGCCGAGAAAGACTTCTTTCAACAGTTGGCAGAGAATGAGTATCATTTGTTTGTGAAATTTTTCCCTGGTCCAGAGTCTAAGGAGCGTGGTAATAAATGGCTGATTCAACTCTGTGATCCATTTTATGATTCTGTGAAGGCTAAACTTCTTAgagaaaatgatattttaaCTATTCGTGATTGCATTTTACTATTCACTCAATATTAcgaatttgaagaagattacGAAGAGtatgaaaatatatttaagGATGTATACTATGACAAATTATTTGAGCCTGTGCTGCAAAAATTACAATCGAGATTAATCTTTAGAGCCCAGAAGTATATTGATGAGGCCATTGTAAAGTATAAACCACCTAAGGGTGCGCCAATGATTACCAATAGAAAAACATCTGCAAAATTGGAgtctgaagaagagatgGTTGGAATATATATTGACGACTTGAAAAATAGTGAAGTCATCTCTCTACCAGAAACTGACTCGGAAGAGGATGCGACAGATATTATCTTGTCGACCTACTATATACCAATTATCAGAGCACTAGCTCTACTATCAACGATTTATGAGATGATCAACACTGTGgtatttgatgatttgGCACATCATGTTGTTAGAGACTGTCTGGTATCTATTGGAGAAGCATTTAACCTACTAACAAGtggagatgatgtcaatCTGGTTGAGTACTCACTGTCATACCTAAGAAATTTATTGTTTCTGCGTGACCAGCTTCAAACTTTCAATATACAATATACTGTGAATGAAACCTTTCTTGATTTCTCAGCAGTTGGGTCGTTGTTCAGAAGATCAAGTTCAAATCTTGTCAGAGAAGAACTTCCAAAACCTGATATGGGAAGAAGGAACTCACAGCGTATATTAAGTGCTGCAAGAAATCTGATTCCAAAACTTGTTGTTAATACTGTCGACTCGGGATCAGAACTTGTTGAAGCTTTAAGATTTGCAATCAGATCTTTTACTGATAGAGCTTCAAAAATACTAACACAAGATTATATGAAGATCTCGGACATTGAAATAGAAGATATTCTGGGTGATAACGTGAAATTAAGAACCTCTATAGACACAAATCTCCCTCGGGTTGTGCAATTGATCCATGACTATATCTCGGACGATGAAATCGTCGAGAATTTATTGGATGCCTTAAAAGAAGCTATTCAAATACAATACCAAAATTATTACGACGAGCTTAATAATTTGGTTGAAAATGGGAAAGTGGAAAATGGTAAAGTATTAGAGGTCATGTATCCTGATACATTCTCCGAGTATTTGGCAACCTCAATTAAGAAAGAGGTAGAAATTCTTGAAAACAAGTAA
- the MYG1 gene encoding Myg1p (CAGL0I08547g~Ortholog(s) have cytosol, nucleus localization) codes for MDTKRQKLEMLQICTHSGPFHADESLAVYMLRLLPKFKDAKVVRSRNPEDWEASDIVVDVGAKYDGVKFFDHHQREFFETFNGEYATKLSSAGLVYKHFGREIITAIVENKGASISSGDLDILYDKVYKQFIEALDANDNGIDKYENSKELTPKFKDNAISIPGVISGMNPSWNADTSAEAYDTNFQRASKFIGEIFVDLVEGYALSWIPAKSLVIEAVNRRSEVDDSGKIIVLNQFCPWKEHLYEVEKAKGIEGQIEFVLFKDSSNTWRVSTVPVSSTSFQFRKGLPEHLRGLRDQELSDKSGVPDCVFIHAAGFIGGAKTQDSVYKLAKMSL; via the coding sequence ATGGATACCAAGCGCCAGAAGTTAGAAATGTTGCAAATCTGTACCCATTCCGGTCCTTTCCACGCGGACGAGTCTCTTGCCGTGTACATGCTAAGACTGTTGCCAAAGTTTAAGGATGCCAAGGTTGTGAGATCGAGAAACCCTGAAGACTGGGAGGCCAGCGacattgttgttgatgttggtGCCAAGTACGATGGTGTCAAGTTCTTTGACCACCACCAAAGGGAATTCTTTGAGACTTTCAATGGTGAGTATGCCACAAAGCTTTCCAGTGCTGGTTTGGTCTACAAGCACTTCGGCCGTGAGATAATCACTGCCATCGTTGAGAATAAAGGTGCCTCCATCTCCTCTGGCGACTTGGATATCCTTTACGACAAGGTTTACAAGCAATTCATCGAGGCTTTGGACGCTAACGATAACGGTATCGACAAGTACGAGAACTCTAAGGAATTGACTCCAAAGTTCAAGGATAACGCTATTAGCATCCCAGGTGTCATTTCCGGTATGAACCCATCTTGGAATGCTGACACTTCTGCTGAGGCATACGATACCAACTTTCAAAGAGCCAGTAAGTTCATTGGTGAGATTTTTGTCGACCTGGTCGAAGGCTACGCTCTATCATGGATTCCAGCTAAATCTTTAGTCATCGAGGCCGTTAACAGAAGATCCGAGGTCGATGACTCTGGCAAGATTATTGTACTAAATCAATTCTGTCCATGGAAAGAACACTTAtatgaagttgaaaaagCTAAGGGTATTGAAGGCCAAATTGAATTTGTGCTATTTAAAGACAGCTCCAACACTTGGAGGGTATCAACTGTTCCAGTAAGCTCCACCTCTTTCCAATTCAGAAAGGGTTTACCAGAACACCTAAGAGGTCTAAGAGACCAAGAGTTGAGCGACAAGAGTGGTGTCCCAGACTGTGTTTTCATTCACGCCGCTGGTTTCATCGGTGGTGCCAAGACACAAGACTCAGTCTACAAGCTTGCAAAGATGTCCTTGTAA